CGCATTAGTAATTCCTTATATAGAATCGTTTTGAAAATGATTATACAGAAGTTATGTTTGAGCAATTTCACATATGAATCCCAAATGTTAAACCTACATATCAAGCTCAATATATGCTCCATCAAGAAAGCCTCATCCTTGATCATGCCCCATCAATATAAGCACGCGCTTGGTCTTTACATACGGCACATTGGTTATAATTTCTGCTTTATGTGAATGCACCTACATGTGTATTTTTTCCTAAGGGATGCGAAAGTATTTACAGaaacaatatggagaaactAGTTTAAGTGTTTGATCACTAGATCATCATGTTTAGATATAACCTCTCTTGCAATCATAAAGGTAAAGCTATACAAGGGTCCACATCTTCAGGCCTTGCGTCCCATCTTCTCATAGCTATTCCTGGAAACATCTGCTGCATTCAATATATTTGCAAATGTCTATCTAATGGTTCGGTTCCTCCTCATCATCACTACTAACCCATCCATAAAAAGGGCTGTGACTCCGGCTTGGAAGAGCTTCCACTCCTCCTTCGGAGTGAATATTTGTTTGCAAGGGACTACGACTTCGGCTTGGAAGAGCTCCCACAGTTCTTGGGAAGCGAATATTTGTTTGCCAGGGATTATGATTTTGGCTTGGAAAAGCTTCCACTACTCCTGGGAAGTGAATATTTGTTTCCCAGGGATTATGATTTCGGCCTGGAAAAGCTTCCACTACTGCGGAGCGAATATTTGTTTGCCTGGGATTATGATTTCGCCCTGGAAAAGCTTCCACTACTACTGGGGAGCGAATATTTGTTTGCCAGGGATGATTACGATTTCCGCCTGGAAAAGTTTCCACTACTACTGGGGAGCGAATATTTGTTTCCCAGGGATGATTACGATTTCGGCTTGTAAGAGCTTCTACTACCACTGGGGAGCGAATATTTGTTTCCCAGGGATGATTACGATTTCGGCTTGGAAGAGCTTCTACTACCACTGGGGAGCGAATATTTGTTTCCCAGGGATGATTACGATTTCGGCTTGGAAGAGCTTCTACTACCACTGGGGAGCGAATATTTGTTTCCCAGGGATGATTACGATTTCGGCTTGGAAGAGCTTCTACTACCACTGGGGAGCGAATATTTGTTTGCCAGGGATGACGATTTTGCCCTGGAAAAGCTTCCACTACTCTTGGGGAGCGAAAATTTGTTTGCCAGGGATTACGAATTCGGCTTGGAAGAGCTTCCACTGCTCCTGGGGGGCGAATATTTGTTTGCCAGAAACTGCTCATGACTTGCGTCCCCTTGGAGCCTTGGTCTAAGTTGATGCCCTTGCCACTAGTTCCTTCTCCTTCAGGTCCTGGTAAACATGCATTATATTCTGCAAAAGGATAGCTAAGCTAAGGAAAGGGAGGAAAATTCAGAGTATTATTTTGAAGAAGTTCAGATTTATTCTTGTCAACTGCCAGAATAGGAGGCAGTTCATTCTTGAATGTTGCTGTATTTGGTAAGAAACTAGACATAGTTTCAGAAGCTGTCCACAATCCACCagcttcaaaacattcatggGACTAgctaaattacaaaaataacatACAATGAAACAAACAAGATAAAGGAGGCTAGAACCATATGGCTAATTTATTTGGCAACACTTGCAAATCACATGCTATGCTTTAAGAAAAGGATGGGAAGTCCATTACCAGATGTATCAGCCTGTAATGCATTGGATGATAAAGACGGAGTGTTATAAGTCTCTGATCCTATACCCAGATTTAGGTTAGACTGCAAATGAAATGCCATAGCCTCCTCATTGAAGAACATAGGTAAAAGAGCCTCGCTTGATGGCCCTGCACATGATACTTCAGCATTGTTTCCGTCTCCGCCTAGAACCATATGGCTAAGTTACAGGGAAACACTTGCAAATCACATGCTAATCTTTAAGAAAAGGATTGGAAGTTCATTACCAATTGTATCAGCCTGTAATGCAGTGGATGCTGGAGCCACATTATTATAAGTCTCTGATGCTATACCTAGATCTGTGTTAGACGGCAAATAAAAGTCTATAGACTCCTCATCGGGGCATGTAGGTAAAAGAGCCTCGCTTGATACTTCAGCATTGTTTCCATCGCCACCATCACTTGGTAAGGAATCATCCTTTTTAAGGAAAGAGAATATAAGATGAAAGAAAGAGGAAAGCAAGAATGATTATCGACAGTTCGACACCTCAATCAATTTGCCAGAGTGAGAAAATATGATTTGACTGCTATATGTGTACTACTAATCTCATACTGCCAAATTATAAACAACTCAATGCAATCATATCAAGTCACACATTACACAGCCTTTTCAATTGTATTCAGAAGATAGAAATTCAAAGAGTAAGAGTAAGCTTTTGCTAAACTATCTCATAGAACCAGATAGGTTTCAAACTCCATAGACATATTGTCAAGAATCTTTGCACTCCCAACATCTATAGGCAAGGAAGAAAACACCAATAAATATCAAATACTCGAGCTTGTTCAGCTAATGAAAATTACACTGGTTCATTTTGGAAAAGCCACCGCCATATCATGCTTCAGACTCTTGTCTTCATTCCAATGTATGTTAACTGTTAGCATAGACTTATATTACTCTGTTCCCCATGAAATCAAGAAACAAATCACCTGTTTTTAAGCTAATTCTTTTGGCTAGCACACAAAAAGCTCGGTAGAATGTTTTCAGAAAATTGAATACAGAAGTTGAAGGAGTCCTTCAAAAACATAACTTGCTATTTGGACTTACTCTTGAAGATTTCTTGAAATGAATTCAACAGAGCATACAGCAATCCCCTAGAATACCCATTTCACAAGCTCACCCACCTCCCCATGGCCCAAAAGGCACAGAGCATCAAGCGTCTCCTACATAACTATAGTTCAAGAACTCAATCAATTGACAGATTCCAAAGTGGAAATTGCTCATTTATTTGCAAGATATGACCATAATAGTTGCATTCCTTTTGCAAATTTTCTTAACAGATTATATAtggaatataaaatataataaaagaaaattcaaataaaagttTTACCTTTTCCTCCGCCTCTTCCCCGAAATTTTCAAGAATTCTGTCAACCAGGGTGCTATATGAAGTCTCTTCAATAAATGGCCATCCCTCATCACCACCATAAACCTGAAATAGAACAAAacccaaaattaaattttgaaaaccCAAGAATCTGTTTCTTTCCAAAAACAAAATAAACCCACATTCAAAAGCTCTTCCACCGCAGTGACAGTCACTTCCTTGCGAAACCCATAACTTCGCATTGCATCAATAGCTGCATCCATACGTGTCTGACCCTCGTTTGACTAAAAGTAACccaaaaagaaacaaagaaagaaagaaagaaagaaaagggaaaaaagagATCGTCAGGCGATAATTTGAACAATGGTGTACGTGATCATGAGAATGAAAATGACCCATACGaaaagggaaaaataaaaaaagaagtaaAACAGTAGGAAAGCTAGAGAAAGTTCTGTACCTTTTCGGTACGTCTTCGTGGAGTCATTTTGTCAAATACTGAAAGAACAATAAAGAAAGCATTGAGAATAGCAAAATGAGGagataaagaaaagaagatcaAGCAAGAAAACTTACAATGATTGAAACTACAAGAATTTGTTCTTGTTTTCCCTTCCAATTTGGGAAGGTTTGACTGATTGCCTTGCAAGTTTCTTCGACACCTTCCCCTATTTATTATCGACTAAAAGCACAAGCTCCACACTGGGAAACCAGAAGAACGTAGCAAAAGATCACAGTAGTTTGCTACTCAGATTGCTACCTTCATAATGGAAGGACATCATCCATATTCATATCCATGTAATGTATATAAAGAGAGGGGGAGGGCCTCCCATGCACAAATTCAGCAACTTAAAATCTATCTATGAAATACTGGTttataatattcaaaaataaaataataacattattattaaataaaatgtcattaaaattaaaattaaaattaataatgcttataaaaatatttcaaatatatatatatatatatatatatatatatatatatatatatatatatatatatatatatatataattccattaatatttaaattcaataaaaaaacttaatttcagaaaaaaaattaaatatcacctcaaaaattaaaatttattaattaattcattcgTATTaagatattttagattttttttataatatttaacgattaaaattaacgaaaaaattaattagtagatttttagaatattgttaatattttaatatattttttaaaataaaagaatcaactaattatttttttataacataaaaattaaataataattttattaaaaaatatttctctcctattttattaaatatgtgGGAATTTAAAGAATAACTCCATATGTACAAAAAAAATCATTAGAATTGgcttaaatttcattttatcatgaatttatttttttacataattttctAAGCACTAACTGAATAAAAAACGACGCCTTAGTTTGCACTATTAATTTCTTGAATTATAttgtgatttttaatttttaagaaaataaataaaaatattaatttaataaatttgatattttctcTTATCTTCATTCTTTTCATAATGATAAAATCAAGTAAAAAACATTAATatacaatttattaaaaaaaaaaaagaaaaaattggtGAAAAAGAAGAGTGCTTAATTAATGGAAATTTGCGATCTTACTTACACTGGTGTCATGGaaataaatacttgaaaatggAAAAGTATCAATAGATATACATTTTAGATAAAGGTGAATTgactaaaaaatttcaatatttatatgtatttatattttaatttacttttttttttattttaatttaattaatttaatttttatattttagtgtaattttaattaatatataaatttttaaatttaatagcatgtgtattattattatttttttaattaattaattaattaaaaaaatttatcgttagtgtcattttatattttaatttaaatatctaaattttaggtaaattagttcaatatttatattttaatataattttagttaattttaaaattaaaattaaaagtaagtcatttaattgataaatacgTAAttcacaattttaaattttattttaagtaataactat
This region of Manihot esculenta cultivar AM560-2 chromosome 10, M.esculenta_v8, whole genome shotgun sequence genomic DNA includes:
- the LOC110625355 gene encoding uncharacterized protein LOC110625355; translation: MTPRRRTEKSNEGQTRMDAAIDAMRSYGFRKEVTVTAVEELLNVYGGDEGWPFIEETSYSTLVDRILENFGEEAEEKDDSLPSDGGDGNNAEVSSEALLPTCPDEESIDFYLPSNTDLGIASETYNNVAPASTALQADTIGGDGNNAEVSCAGPSSEALLPMFFNEEAMAFHLQSNLNLGIGSETYNTPSLSSNALQADTSEYNACLPGPEGEGTSGKGINLDQGSKGTQVMSSFWQTNIRPPGAVEALPSRIRNPWQTNFRSPRVVEAFPGQNRHPWQTNIRSPVVVEALPSRNRNHPWETNIRSPVVVEALPSRNRNHPWETNIRSPVVVEALPSRNRNHPWETNIRSPVVVEALTSRNRNHPWETNIRSPVVVETFPGGNRNHPWQTNIRSPVVVEAFPGRNHNPRQTNIRSAVVEAFPGRNHNPWETNIHFPGVVEAFPSQNHNPWQTNIRFPRTVGALPSRSRSPLQTNIHSEGGVEALPSRSHSPFYGWVSSDDEEEPNH